The genomic segment CcattctgtatcatactaaatgtttacttaaaggacaaggaaagttaaactaaagaagttgctaggaatgttgtacatgatgttttgtgcttctgtaccagcccaaggcaaccacagccctttagcagtaaagatctgtgtctccaaagatgccccagtagctccccatcttcttttctgctgattcactgcacatgctctgtgctgctgtcacttactgagcttagggacccactcaaaatatacagtacacatagaatagaaatgtcacaatataaggctgattagtaattaatacagataattactacatggcagcacagaaaccagtgcaattagcatcagaatttaataatcagcaaacctgtagcatcagcttatattacagccagggaagctcattttctgctggataattagtgacgagccctaagcttagcttctcaacagccaatcagagcccactgagcatgtgacacaGTAACAGTTACTATACCTGCACTTTGGGAAGGATGGAGACGACCGATACAATCACACACAGGATCATGTTGAAGCTGATGAAGAATTTGTTCTCGGTGCAACCATCGGACTTTGTGTAGTATAAGAAGAGGAAGACGATGAAGAGTAAAGATAAGGAATAACATAGGATGGTAAAGGATAGCAAcactggaaaagaaagaaagaagcatCATTACTACACAGAAGCAGCAGCATTTGGataatatatagggatgcactgaatccaggactcagcctttttcagcaggattcggccgaaccgaatccaaatcctaatttccttatgtaaattaggtgtgggaagggaaatcacgtgactttttgtcacaaaaacaaggaagtaaaatacatttttcccaccTCTttctttccctcccctaatttgcatctgcaaattaggatttgtttcggtattcggccgaatctttcatggaggattcgggtgaatcccaaaaagtggattctaATATTTATACAGTTACTTTTATTGTGCGGCCATACTGTTTGCATTAGATGGTACAGTATGTGGGTATGGCTTACTGCTTAGGCAAAACACACTGAAGTGGAAGTGTGAACTTGCTGCCATATTATTTGTCCACCTCAGAGCCACAACTAGGGGCAGGTAGAGTAGGGAGGAGCCTGGGGTGCTCTGCTagagggggtatttattaaaaggtaCACCAAACTATTCAAGGACCCCACTCCCAACAAATATATGAAGCCTCAGCAATCTACAATGCAACATGCACTGTATCCTTCTCCTCGACCTCTCTGCAAGCTCTGCTTCTCCACCACCTAAATCGGTATATCTGCACtgaaataattaaaggaacagtaacaccaaaaaaggaaagtggAATGAAAAGATcatgctctgcactggtaaaactgatctgtttgctttagaaaagtTACTATAGTTCgtataaaaagctgctgtgtagcaatggtggaaatggaaaaaaagctatatggcacaggttaaatagtggataaaagataacaccattatgttctacagagcttatatgctgtgtaacctgagcctttcctcctctggctgcccccatggctacacagcagcttgtttatataaactatagtagtacttatctgttatcaactgtgtatcctgtgcttgaatggcttcccccatggctacacagcagcttgtttatataaactatagtagtacttatctgttatcaactgtgtatcctgtgcttgaatggcttcccccatggctacacagcagcttgtttatataaactatagtagtacgtatctgttatcaactgtgtatcctgtgcttgaatggcttcccccatggctacacagcagcttgtttatataaactatagtagtacttatctgttatctactgtgtatcctgtgcttgaatggctgtccccatggctacacagcagcttgtttatataaactatagtagtacttatctgttatctactgtgtatcctttgcttgaatggctgcccccatggctacacagcagcttgtttataaaaactatagtagtacttatctgttatctactgtgtatcctgtgcttgaatggctgcccccatggctacacagcagcttgtttatataaactatagtagtacttatctgttatctactgtgtatcctgtgcttgaatggctgcccccatggctacacagcagcttatttatataaacaatagtagtgtttctgaagcaaacacaccagttttaccagtgcagggcaactctacattatatttgtattacactttctttatttggtgttactgtttctttaaacagaGGGCTCTCTTCCCTCAGTGGCTGATTAATACCCAGTAAGTAGGTATTACTCCCTCACATGATACGAATCATGGCTGAATGAATAGCATCATCACGGTACTGCAAGCGGACTCAGTAGTATCACATATTTACTGCAGAGATACAGAACGTACCTGCATACCAGCACTTAGAGTTTCCTTCCTCCATGCGCTCCACCCAGTTCTCATTTAGGGAATGGGCAAAGTCCACAAGCAGAATTAACTGAAAAACGATGAAACAGCAGGCTCCACATACTCCTATCCAGAACCAGGCTGAACGAAAAAATAAACGATGAGTTAAAAtgaaaggacatgtaaaaccCCCCTCAAGGAAAacccaatggggctcatttatcaacactgggcaaatttgcctatgggcagttacctattagtaaccaatcagtgataagcgtTTTAATGCCAGCTGGAAGTAGAAtgatgaatgcagcaatttgattggttgacgtgggttactgcccattgttgataaatgacccacaCATTTTTCCTAttgaaagaaaatattcaaaGCAAATTTGTATAGGTTTTGAAGTTATTagtaaatctgattttatttgcCCCTTTCTACACtggtgaaacaatgtagcacaagtcAGATGTTCAATGCTTCCTCACAGGTTTCCTGACTGCTGCTACATTGATTCTAAAGTCAGTAAAGAAACGTTGGAATCACACGTTAatttgttaaaatacattttggggtttttttgagtAAAAGTTAAATTATTGCATAAACCTTTACAACAGAATGTTTTGTGTTGAAACTTTGTGAATATCGGTAGGTTTATAGTATTTACCAGATGTAAAATGTCCTTCTGGGATATAGAAAGCACCAACCATAATTCCAGCCAGAGCCAATACTTTAAAGaaccaaaacctgaaataaacaaaataaatgttttaagtcaTCGTCCTTATATGTTAGAGTCAGACAATATAGCTTTGTTTCCcagcatgccacatttatttatattacatttatcatAGTGAGCAataaatacctatgctgccatagttttatggtatctctctgcacagactatgagcaaacttaggggcagttcctgctgaattgtgcttagtacagggaatacctatgctgccatagttttatgggatctctctgtacagactatgagcaaacttaggggctgttcctgctgaattgtgcttagtacaggggagatacctatgctgccatagttttatgggatctctctgtacagactatgagcaaacttaggggactgttcctgctgaattgtgcttagtacagggaatacctatgctgccatagttttatgggatctctctgtacaggctatgagcaaacttaggggactgttcctgctgaattgtgcttagtacagggtaatacctatgctgccatagttttatgggatctctctgtacagactatgagcaaacttaggggctgttcctgctgaattgtgcttagtacagggaatacctatgctgccatagttttatgggatctctctgtacagactatgagcaaacttaggggactgttcctgctgaattgtgcttagtacagggaatacctatgctgccatagttttatgggatctctctgtacagactatgagcaaacttaggggactgttcctgctgaattgtgcttagtacagaggaatacctatgctgccatagttttatgggatctctctgtatagactataagcaaacttagggactgttcctgctgaattgtgcttagtacaggggaatacctatgctgccatagttttatgggatctctatgtacagactatgagcaaacgtatgactgttcctgctgaattgtgcttagtacaggggaatacctagcTTACCCATTGTGTATGGCGGCTCGTGGATCTTTGCTTGTCTTGACTCCCAACATAAATATGCTCATAGCGAGGAAAAACATGGTCATAGCGAAACTGACACGATAGACGGCCTTGTATCCGACCAGCACGTTGCAGTTGACGTAGCCATCAATGTGGGGTAACTGCGTCCCAAAGCCATCTTCACAAAATCCAGGAATCTGGTGGGAAACAGATCAATGAATTTGGTGCAGAAAATGAGCATTCTCTGCCAtttcataaaggggtggttcaccttcatgttaatatattacagaatggccaatcctTAGCCTTGACTTGCCTCCTGCTTcagactctttcaagctttcaaattggggtcactgaccccggcagctcATAAACAATTGCTCTAggaggctacaatttttttggTGCGGccttttttatctatttttatatttaggtGCTCTtcctatatcatttttatttatcttaatatttaggCGCTCTcgtattctagtctctcattccaactactacctggttgctaaggtaatttggaccctagcaaccagattgctgaaattacatactggagagttgctgagcaaaaacttaaataattcaaaaaccacaaataataaaaaatgaagaccaatggctaattgtctcagaatatcagcctctacatcatacttaaaacgattcaaaggggaacaatccctttaaaatatcccAACAAATGAAGCAGTGAAATCTTTTGGGGTGGAACGTTCCTCTCTGCTCAATACAGTTAGTCGTACCTTCTTTAATTGGTCCGATATGCCCGGGGAGAGCATTATGCAAGAGAGAATGGCCCCAAGCAGCATGAGGAATGCGTAGACAATGCGGGTCACCGTAGAATTGCCGGTATTCGGGCAGCACCGACACAGCAGACATGTTGCACTGCTGCACAGACACGGgatctacaaaataaaatatgagaagcAGCTTTAGGTTTTTTGGTTTTCTGGAGTCACAATAATAAATTCCATGTTTAAAGCCATAGTAAGTAGTTCAACATCCagctgcagaactacaactccctgcatttcCGGACATGCTCAGCATAGATT from the Xenopus laevis strain J_2021 chromosome 9_10L, Xenopus_laevis_v10.1, whole genome shotgun sequence genome contains:
- the serinc3.L gene encoding serine incorporator 3 L homeolog precursor (The RefSeq protein has 1 substitution compared to this genomic sequence) yields the protein MGGVLGLCSVASWIPCLCSSATCLLCRCCPNTGNSTVTRIVYAFLMLLGAILSCIMLSPGISDQLKKIPGFCEDGFGTQLPHIDGYVNCNVLVGYKAVYRVSFAMTMFFLAMSIFMLGVKTSKDPRAAIHNGFWFFKVLALAGIMVGAFYIPEGHFTSAWFWIGVCGACCFIVFQLILLVDFAHSLNENWVERMEEGNSKCWYAVLLSFTILCYSLSLLFIVFLFLYYTKSDGCTENKFFISFNMILCVIVSVVSILPKVQEHQSRSGLLQSSMITLYTVYLTWSSMSNEPDRSCNPSLISIISTINAPAIISSNETVLEPTPEPIKSLQWWESQNIIGFILFVACLMYSSIRNTTNSQVNKLTLSGNDAVILDDSTGTGDAEDGEVRRVVDNEKDGVQYNYSLFLFMLCLSSLYIMMTLTNWYSPTADSKTMTSTWPAVWFKISSSWLCLLLYFWTLIAPIVLSNREFD